One part of the Magallana gigas chromosome 5, xbMagGiga1.1, whole genome shotgun sequence genome encodes these proteins:
- the LOC136275591 gene encoding uncharacterized protein, translated as MKETTQGNNTGIKWTFSEHLEDLDFADDIDLLSHKQQHAQEKLSRLAAEAEKTGLKINIKKTEVMRMNKKQNTPIQLNGENIRETDKFTYLGSIVIKDGGADNDVKSRTNKSFVNKCLRHILNIRWPDTISNTSLREKTKQDPIHIEIKRRKWGLIGHTLRKSPENITKQALDWNPQGKRKVGRHRQTWRRSVESETKEAGFTWAQ; from the exons ATGAAGGAAACAACGCAAGGCAACAACACTGGAATCAAGTGGACCTTCAGCGAACACCTTGAGGACCTGGATTTTGCAGATGACATTGACCTGCTATCCCACAAACAACAACATGCGCAGGAGAAATTGTCACGCCTTGCAGCAGAAGCAGAAAAGACTGgtctaaaaataaacattaaaaagacAGAGGTGATGAGAATGAACAAAAAACAGAATACACCAATTCAGTTAAATGGAGAGAACATCAGAGAAACCGACAAATTTACCTATCTTGGGAGCATTGTTATCAAGGACGGGGGCGCTGACAACGATGTTAAAAGTCGTACCAACAAG TCTTTTGTCAACAAATGTCTCCGACATATTCTTAACATCAGATGGCCAGACACCATATCAAACACAAGCCTACGGGAAAAGACCAAACAAGATCCCATCCACATTGAAATAAAGAGGAGGAAATGGGGATTGATAGGCCACACTCTACGTAAATCCCCAGAAAACATCACAAAACAGGCACTGGATTGGAACCCACAGGGAAAGAGGAAGGTGGGAAGACATAGGCAAACCTGGAGAAGATCAGTAGAGTCAGAGACAAAAGAGGCAGGATTCACCTGGGCCCAGTAA